A region from the Agrobacterium cucumeris genome encodes:
- a CDS encoding type II toxin-antitoxin system RelE/ParE family toxin — translation MINSFEKSAEFDEWLKALKDRTGKVRILHRLTAAEHGNFGDCQPVGEGVSEMRIHFGPGYRVYFTRVGKRIYFLLIGGNKSSQRRDIKRAIAMAQAIGGDGRDGI, via the coding sequence ATGATAAACAGTTTCGAGAAATCGGCAGAGTTCGACGAGTGGCTGAAGGCTTTGAAAGATCGCACCGGCAAGGTGCGGATTCTTCATCGCCTCACGGCAGCCGAGCACGGGAATTTCGGCGATTGTCAGCCGGTGGGTGAAGGCGTTTCAGAAATGCGTATCCACTTCGGTCCGGGTTATCGGGTTTATTTCACGCGTGTCGGCAAGAGGATTTATTTCCTCCTGATCGGCGGGAATAAGTCGTCTCAGAGGCGGGACATAAAGCGCGCAATCGCGATGGCGCAAGCAATAGGAGGGGATGGCCGTGACGGAATTTAG
- a CDS encoding ligase-associated DNA damage response exonuclease, with protein sequence MKPEQLLNSTPKGLYCPAGDFYIDPVRPVARALITHGHSDHARAGHGSVLATRQTLDIMRIRYGEDFCGSEQAVAFGERVEVNGVTVGFHPAGHVLGSAQISVEMNGMRIVASGDYKRGIDPTCAPFETVPCDVFITEATFGLPVFHHPLPRVEIGKLLTSIKQFPERTHLVGAYSLGKAQRVIRLLRDNGYAEPIYIHGALARLCDYYVSQGIDLGDLRPATLEKSNPAAFKGAIVVGPPSAFQERWARRFNEPLIAFASGWMMVRQRAKQGGVELPLVISDHCDWPELLETIREIGPQAVWVTHGREEALVRWCQLQGIAAKPLHLVGYEDEGD encoded by the coding sequence ATGAAGCCGGAACAGCTCCTGAACTCCACGCCCAAAGGCCTTTATTGCCCGGCGGGCGATTTTTATATCGATCCCGTGCGCCCGGTGGCGCGGGCGCTCATCACCCATGGCCATTCCGATCACGCCCGTGCCGGCCATGGCTCGGTGCTGGCCACGCGCCAGACGCTCGATATCATGCGCATTCGTTATGGCGAGGATTTCTGTGGCAGCGAGCAGGCGGTGGCATTCGGCGAGAGGGTGGAGGTGAACGGCGTCACCGTCGGGTTCCATCCGGCCGGCCATGTGCTGGGTTCGGCGCAAATCTCCGTCGAGATGAACGGCATGCGCATTGTCGCATCGGGGGATTACAAGCGCGGCATCGATCCCACCTGCGCGCCGTTCGAGACGGTGCCCTGTGACGTCTTCATCACCGAGGCTACCTTCGGCCTGCCGGTGTTTCACCATCCGCTGCCGCGCGTGGAAATCGGCAAGCTGCTCACTTCCATCAAACAATTTCCCGAACGCACCCATCTGGTCGGCGCTTATTCGCTCGGCAAGGCACAACGTGTCATCCGGCTATTGCGCGATAATGGTTATGCCGAGCCGATCTACATCCACGGCGCGCTGGCGCGGCTTTGCGATTATTATGTCTCGCAGGGCATCGATCTCGGCGACCTGAGGCCCGCCACGCTGGAAAAAAGCAATCCAGCCGCCTTCAAGGGCGCGATCGTCGTCGGCCCGCCCTCGGCCTTTCAGGAACGCTGGGCGCGGCGCTTCAACGAGCCGCTGATCGCCTTCGCATCCGGCTGGATGATGGTGCGGCAACGCGCCAAGCAGGGCGGCGTGGAACTGCCTTTGGTCATATCAGACCATTGCGACTGGCCTGAATTGCTGGAGACCATCAGGGAAATCGGCCCGCAGGCCGTCTGGGTCACCCATGGCCGCGAAGAGGCGCTGGTGCGCTGGTGTCAATTGCAGGGCATTGCCGCCAAGCCGCTGCATCTTGTCGGTTACGAAGACGAGGGGGATTGA
- a CDS encoding cisplatin damage response ATP-dependent DNA ligase, producing MKAFATLLDRLVLTPSRNGKLKLLTDYFRDTPDPDRGYGLAAIAGTLDLKSVKPAMLRELVLERMDEVLFRYSYDYVGDLAETISLVWGNIGGADDSEAQDPRLGDVVTLMNSLGRTEVRGAVRDLLDRLDTSSRFAFLKLATGSLRIGVSARLARQALADFAGKDITEIETLWHGLTPPYTTLFAWLEGKSDRPVLATPAIFHSVMLATPVAEGDLDGLDPADYAAEWKWDGIRVQLSRAGETRKLYSRSGDDISGAFPDVLDALDFEGVMDGELLIGGTVRSNNLTRTFSDLQQRLNRKTVTAKMMDDYPAFIRAYDLLFDGENDIRGQTYLERRRRLSDIIEHAPHDRFDLSPLIGFSTWPELDTLRAAPPDPVIEGVMIKRRDSAYQAGRAKGPWFKWKRDPYNIDAVMMYAQRGHGKRSSYYSDFTFGVWAEGEGGEQLVPVGKAYFGFTDAELEVLDKFVRDNTVERFGPVRAVRATPDFGFVLEVAFEGINRSTRHKSGVAMRFPRIARLRADKLPAEADRLSTLVAMIDGVEGSV from the coding sequence ATGAAAGCCTTCGCCACCCTTCTCGACCGCCTTGTCCTCACTCCGTCGCGCAACGGCAAGCTGAAGCTTCTCACCGATTATTTCCGCGATACGCCCGATCCCGACCGGGGTTACGGTCTGGCGGCGATTGCCGGCACGCTGGACCTCAAAAGCGTCAAGCCCGCCATGCTGCGCGAGCTGGTGCTGGAGCGCATGGACGAGGTGCTGTTTCGTTATTCCTATGATTATGTCGGCGATCTCGCCGAGACCATCTCGCTGGTCTGGGGCAATATCGGCGGTGCTGATGATTCGGAGGCGCAGGACCCGCGTCTCGGCGACGTCGTGACGCTGATGAATTCGCTTGGCCGCACCGAAGTGCGCGGCGCGGTGCGCGATCTGCTCGACCGGCTCGATACTTCTTCACGCTTCGCTTTCCTCAAACTCGCCACCGGCAGCCTGCGCATCGGCGTTTCGGCGCGGTTGGCGCGGCAGGCGCTGGCGGATTTTGCGGGCAAGGATATCACCGAAATCGAAACCCTCTGGCACGGTCTGACGCCGCCCTACACCACGCTTTTTGCATGGCTGGAGGGCAAGTCCGACCGGCCGGTGCTGGCCACGCCCGCCATTTTTCATTCTGTCATGCTGGCCACACCGGTGGCCGAAGGCGATCTCGATGGCTTAGACCCGGCCGATTATGCCGCCGAATGGAAATGGGACGGCATTCGCGTGCAGCTCTCCCGCGCCGGGGAGACGCGAAAGCTTTACTCCCGCTCCGGCGACGATATTTCCGGGGCATTCCCGGATGTGCTCGATGCCCTCGATTTCGAAGGCGTGATGGATGGTGAATTGCTGATTGGCGGGACAGTGCGCTCCAACAATCTCACGCGCACTTTTTCCGACCTGCAGCAGCGGCTGAACCGCAAGACGGTGACGGCAAAGATGATGGACGATTACCCCGCCTTCATCCGCGCTTACGACCTGCTGTTCGATGGCGAGAACGACATCCGCGGACAAACCTATCTGGAACGTCGTAGGCGGTTGTCCGATATCATCGAGCATGCACCACATGACCGTTTCGACCTGTCGCCGCTGATCGGCTTCTCCACATGGCCGGAACTGGACACGTTGCGCGCCGCTCCGCCCGATCCGGTGATCGAAGGCGTGATGATCAAGCGCCGCGACAGCGCCTATCAGGCAGGCCGCGCCAAGGGGCCATGGTTCAAATGGAAGCGTGATCCCTATAATATCGATGCCGTCATGATGTATGCGCAGCGCGGCCATGGCAAACGATCGAGCTATTATTCCGATTTCACCTTTGGTGTGTGGGCGGAAGGCGAGGGTGGCGAACAGCTCGTGCCGGTCGGCAAGGCCTATTTCGGTTTTACCGATGCGGAACTCGAAGTGCTGGACAAGTTCGTGCGCGACAACACCGTCGAGCGGTTCGGCCCGGTGCGGGCGGTGCGGGCCACGCCGGATTTCGGCTTCGTGCTGGAAGTGGCCTTCGAGGGCATCAATCGCTCCACCCGCCACAAATCCGGCGTCGCCATGCGGTTTCCGCGCATTGCGCGGCTGCGCGCCGACAAGCTGCCGGCCGAAGCGGACCGGCTTTCGACGCTGGTGGCGATGATTGACGGTGTCGAGGGATCGGTGTGA
- a CDS encoding alpha/beta hydrolase family protein has protein sequence MADKCFLSSAFGQEESGVICQGLTRRGLLAGAMGLSVAALLPQGAKAGIVAPEVPPLERQDYAEARQHFHTRLLRKMAAPEKSSALGTPPGAERVTYPGGPDGSIELVAWLSHYQPSKTPKPAVLFLHGGNATGDGHWALMKPYWEAGFVVLLPSFRGENGQSGNYSGFYNETADALAAATYLENLPGIDKKRFFIAGHSNGGTLTLLAAMSRKFRAAAPMSAGVNSWRYFNRYSDEICFDETDEREFIMRSSVCFGPSLKCPALLLRGDEERPFDADHQLFVDRALMSGFKVDKKLLPGTHNGVVPGAVVESIRFFNGFA, from the coding sequence ATGGCCGATAAATGCTTTCTTTCCTCAGCCTTCGGACAGGAAGAGAGCGGCGTGATATGCCAGGGCCTGACGCGGCGCGGCCTGCTTGCCGGCGCCATGGGCCTGTCGGTGGCAGCGCTTCTGCCGCAGGGTGCGAAAGCCGGCATTGTCGCCCCCGAGGTTCCGCCGCTGGAACGGCAGGATTACGCGGAGGCCCGCCAACATTTTCATACCCGCTTGCTGCGCAAGATGGCCGCGCCGGAAAAATCCTCGGCGCTTGGCACACCGCCCGGCGCGGAACGCGTCACCTATCCCGGCGGGCCGGATGGTTCCATCGAGCTTGTCGCCTGGCTCTCCCACTATCAGCCGTCCAAAACACCGAAGCCGGCAGTGCTTTTCCTGCACGGCGGCAATGCCACGGGAGACGGCCACTGGGCGCTGATGAAGCCCTATTGGGAGGCTGGTTTTGTCGTGCTGCTGCCGTCTTTCCGGGGCGAGAACGGCCAGAGTGGCAATTATTCCGGTTTCTACAATGAAACGGCGGATGCGCTGGCGGCAGCTACCTATCTGGAAAACCTGCCCGGCATAGACAAAAAGCGCTTTTTCATCGCCGGCCATTCCAATGGCGGCACGCTGACATTGCTCGCCGCCATGAGCCGCAAATTCCGTGCGGCGGCCCCCATGTCGGCGGGCGTCAATTCATGGCGTTATTTCAACCGCTATTCGGACGAGATCTGTTTCGACGAAACCGACGAGCGCGAATTCATCATGCGCTCCTCGGTCTGTTTCGGCCCCAGCCTCAAATGTCCGGCCCTGTTGCTGCGCGGCGATGAAGAGCGGCCTTTCGATGCCGATCACCAGCTGTTCGTGGATCGTGCCCTGATGTCCGGGTTCAAGGTGGACAAAAAACTGCTGCCCGGCACCCACAATGGCGTGGTTCCGGGCGCAGTGGTGGAAAGCATCCGCTTTTTTAACGGCTTCGCCTAA
- a CDS encoding glycosyltransferase family 32 protein, which yields MSKHGYNRIAYRAIKIGGNIVKVIFSIDLFLRPGRRKTLPDHRPARRQPKSEKAIPRIIWQTNYSNRVTTPIYANFLFNRLLTPEFEYRYHDDEACQAYIDRHFPGRYADAFRRLQVGAAKADFWRVLVLLQDGGIYLDIDSNFAARPEDAISPDEEAVFIAMKDGEVTNYFMASRPGHPALKLIADRIAQNIEEGTLVSVYDMTGPTVVHAVVKELGVPVRNYREMCTQGQFTNKRAQYADKKDGAWWKEQAKTSIVKNQGALPPAAE from the coding sequence TTGTCAAAGCATGGCTATAACCGCATTGCTTATCGTGCGATCAAGATCGGCGGAAATATCGTCAAGGTTATCTTTTCCATCGATTTGTTTCTCCGGCCGGGCAGAAGAAAAACACTTCCCGATCATCGGCCTGCGCGACGCCAGCCAAAATCGGAAAAAGCCATTCCGCGCATCATCTGGCAGACGAATTACTCCAACCGCGTCACAACGCCGATCTATGCGAATTTCCTGTTCAATCGTTTGCTGACCCCGGAATTCGAATATCGTTACCATGATGACGAGGCGTGCCAGGCCTATATCGACCGCCATTTTCCCGGACGTTACGCCGATGCCTTCCGCCGGTTGCAAGTCGGCGCTGCAAAGGCGGATTTCTGGCGTGTTCTGGTCCTTTTACAGGACGGCGGCATCTATCTTGATATCGATTCCAATTTCGCGGCGCGCCCGGAAGATGCGATCAGCCCAGACGAAGAAGCCGTTTTCATCGCCATGAAAGACGGCGAAGTGACGAATTACTTCATGGCCTCCAGACCGGGTCATCCGGCGCTTAAACTAATTGCCGATCGTATTGCCCAGAATATCGAAGAAGGCACCCTCGTCAGCGTCTATGACATGACCGGCCCGACGGTGGTGCATGCCGTGGTCAAGGAACTCGGAGTGCCTGTTCGCAATTACCGGGAAATGTGTACCCAAGGGCAATTCACCAACAAGCGTGCCCAATATGCCGATAAAAAAGATGGCGCATGGTGGAAAGAGCAGGCCAAGACGTCGATCGTCAAAAATCAGGGCGCGCTGCCCCCGGCGGCAGAATAA